One window of Trichomycterus rosablanca isolate fTriRos1 chromosome 2, fTriRos1.hap1, whole genome shotgun sequence genomic DNA carries:
- the LOC134309291 gene encoding acanthoscurrin-2-like: MEVGGVGGEGVGGEGVGGGVGGGEGVSGEGVSGEGVGGGVGGEGVGGGVVRV; encoded by the exons ATGGAGGT TGGGGGTGTAGGTGGTGAGGGTGTAGGTGGTGAGGGTGTAGGTGGGGGTGTAGGTG GCGGTGAGGGTGTAAGTGGTGAGGGTGTAAGTGGTGAGGGTGTAGGCGGGGGTGTAGGTGGTGAGGGTGTAGGCGGGGGT GTGGTGAGGGTGTAG